A stretch of the Comamonas testosteroni TK102 genome encodes the following:
- a CDS encoding IclR family transcriptional regulator yields MSETPEISTNDQDRYTVPALERGLRLLACFGPEQPVWSAPELARNLELPRSTVFRMLTTLENSGYLQRSGTEYRLGLAVLRLGYDYLSTQPLAQLAEPALQALCDELGMTSNLALRDGASVVYVARVTPAGAFQGAVRVGSRLPAHATVLGRALLHDMDAAQLRSVFGGEELPQFSESTPRNIDELLDLLAQDRERGYAMGEGFYEPGVSSIAAPVRAADGRVVAGLAMAIPFTELVPEKTQLWVQKVQEAAEALSAHLRQQHPDHLR; encoded by the coding sequence ATGAGCGAAACCCCAGAGATTTCAACCAACGACCAAGACCGTTACACCGTGCCCGCCCTCGAGCGAGGACTGCGCCTGCTGGCCTGCTTTGGCCCGGAGCAACCTGTCTGGAGCGCGCCCGAGCTGGCGCGCAACCTCGAGCTGCCGCGTTCCACGGTGTTTCGGATGTTGACCACGCTTGAAAACTCGGGGTATCTGCAGCGCAGCGGTACCGAATACCGACTCGGTCTGGCCGTGCTGCGTCTGGGCTACGACTACCTGTCCACCCAGCCGCTGGCGCAACTGGCCGAGCCTGCTCTGCAGGCCTTGTGTGATGAGCTGGGCATGACCAGCAATCTTGCATTGCGTGACGGCGCCTCCGTGGTCTATGTGGCACGCGTCACTCCGGCCGGAGCGTTCCAGGGCGCTGTGCGCGTGGGCTCGCGCTTGCCTGCACATGCGACGGTGCTGGGGCGAGCCCTGCTGCATGACATGGATGCCGCGCAACTGCGCTCGGTGTTTGGCGGCGAGGAATTGCCCCAGTTCTCCGAGAGCACGCCGCGCAACATCGACGAGCTGCTGGACCTGCTGGCCCAGGACCGTGAGCGTGGCTACGCCATGGGCGAGGGCTTTTACGAGCCAGGTGTTTCCAGTATTGCAGCGCCGGTGCGCGCCGCAGACGGGCGGGTGGTTGCGGGACTGGCCATGGCCATTCCGTTTACCGAGCTGGTGCCCGAGAAAACCCAGCTCTGGGTGCAGAAGGTGCAAGAGGCGGCAGAAGCCCTGTCCGCTCATTTGCGCCAGCAGCACCCGGACCATTTGCGCTGA